Below is a genomic region from Candidatus Tanganyikabacteria bacterium.
AAGGCGGAGAGCTGCTCCACGAGATGATCGTGGCGATGTACTTCCGCGCCACCACCGCTCAGTTCCTGCAGATCCCCCACGTCCACCCGACGCTCGCCGAGATCCTCACCTACCCGGCCGAGGAAATCGAGGAGCGGCGCCTGGCACTGGCACGAGCCTGAGCGCCGACTATCTCGGAGAGCGACGGCCGCGGTTCAGGCCAGCAAGGTCGGAACGTCGTACTTGCGGATCGCGTCGTCTCGAGTGACCAGGGTGAGGGCCTCGACCTGGGCTTGCGCGACCAGCATCCGGTCGAACGGGTCTCGGTGCAGCCATGGCAGTTC
It encodes:
- a CDS encoding dihydrolipoyl dehydrogenase — protein: GRPVLAGSYPFADHGKAMCLARTEGFVKIVADRDSGEILGAAVLGPEGGELLHEMIVAMYFRATTAQFLQIPHVHPTLAEILTYPAEEIEERRLALARA